A region of Clostridium acetobutylicum ATCC 824 DNA encodes the following proteins:
- a CDS encoding DUF2953 domain-containing protein → MYLIIIVIIVLITLIPIPIKVYLLYFDGKYSVFIYGKKLKFTVRRTEKKIEYNFNTLKYISKHRHKFLKYSSKIKLTIGLGLEDAAHTALSFGIVNSLGAAFYNLLNVFFNVRDYNYKVIPFFKKNIFKIEFESIFWISIAKTIYNLFILIFVLMKLRMKILIRKIKNKGSVHYG, encoded by the coding sequence ATGTACTTGATAATTATAGTTATAATTGTTTTAATAACCCTAATTCCCATTCCAATAAAAGTATACCTGCTTTATTTTGATGGGAAATATTCAGTTTTCATTTATGGTAAAAAATTAAAATTCACAGTAAGAAGAACTGAAAAAAAAATCGAATATAATTTCAATACACTAAAATACATTTCTAAACATAGACATAAGTTTCTTAAATACTCTTCAAAAATCAAATTAACTATTGGACTTGGATTAGAGGATGCCGCACATACTGCACTTTCATTCGGAATAGTAAATTCTCTTGGTGCTGCTTTTTATAATTTATTAAATGTATTTTTTAATGTCAGGGATTATAACTATAAGGTAATTCCATTCTTTAAAAAAAACATATTCAAAATCGAATTTGAAAGTATATTTTGGATAAGTATAGCAAAAACTATATATAACCTATTTATTCTAATTTTTGTATTAATGAAATTACGTATGAAGATACTAATTAGAAAAATTAAAAATAAAGGAAGTGTTCACTATGGATAA
- the ytfJ gene encoding GerW family sporulation protein, which produces MDNNPIENFMRTTMENIKGMIDVNTIVGEPIKNTDGSLIIPISKVSFGFASGGSEFKSQEDSQENKKIYPFGGGAGAGVSLKPIAFLVIKDDSVRLLPLNAENTYEKVVDMIPQLIEMCKGFSHKSKKEKCCNDDKKKDSNSTNGNTDNANQNSQQQS; this is translated from the coding sequence ATGGATAATAATCCAATTGAAAATTTCATGAGAACCACTATGGAAAATATAAAAGGAATGATAGATGTAAATACCATAGTAGGTGAACCTATAAAAAATACTGATGGTAGTTTAATAATTCCTATTTCAAAGGTATCTTTTGGTTTCGCATCAGGAGGAAGCGAATTTAAAAGCCAAGAAGATTCCCAAGAAAATAAAAAAATCTATCCTTTTGGCGGAGGTGCAGGAGCAGGAGTTTCTTTAAAACCTATAGCTTTCTTAGTAATAAAAGATGATTCAGTAAGATTGCTACCTCTTAATGCAGAAAACACTTACGAAAAAGTAGTTGATATGATACCACAACTTATAGAAATGTGTAAGGGATTTTCACACAAATCAAAAAAAGAAAAGTGCTGTAATGATGATAAGAAAAAAGATTCAAATTCAACTAATGGTAATACAGATAATGCAAATCAAAACTCTCAACAGCAAAGTTAG
- the scpB gene encoding SMC-Scp complex subunit ScpB codes for MNKINESQLEMDEISKKELHESIIESLLFVSGEPLKLKQISAILECTTKRAQEVLNNMMLKYNDNCRGVKLININDSYQLVTKNENSDYVRKLLKTNTRQALSQAALETLAIIAYKQPITRIDVDEIRGVKSDRAILTLQEKKLIQECGRLDVPGRPILYETTDEFLKNFNLGNIDELPPMEQIASELDEVAVDEEVKEGTE; via the coding sequence TTGAATAAAATAAATGAAAGTCAGCTTGAAATGGATGAAATTTCAAAGAAAGAACTTCATGAGTCAATAATAGAATCATTATTATTTGTAAGCGGAGAACCTCTTAAGTTAAAACAGATATCGGCTATACTTGAATGCACAACAAAGAGAGCTCAGGAAGTATTGAATAACATGATGCTTAAATATAATGATAACTGTAGAGGAGTAAAGTTAATAAATATTAATGATTCATATCAATTAGTTACCAAAAATGAAAATAGTGATTACGTTAGAAAATTGTTAAAAACAAATACTAGACAAGCACTTTCTCAAGCTGCTCTTGAAACACTTGCAATCATAGCTTATAAGCAGCCAATAACAAGAATAGATGTGGATGAAATTAGAGGAGTTAAAAGTGATAGGGCAATTTTAACTCTTCAAGAAAAAAAACTGATACAAGAGTGTGGAAGATTAGATGTTCCAGGAAGACCAATATTGTATGAAACAACAGATGAATTTTTGAAAAACTTTAATTTGGGTAATATAGATGAACTTCCTCCTATGGAGCAAATTGCAAGTGAGTTAGATGAAGTTGCAGTTGATGAAGAGGTAAAAGAAGGTACGGAATAA
- a CDS encoding segregation/condensation protein A: MTLNINIDNFQGPFDLLLHLIRKNKMDIYDIKIFDITNQYIQYLNEMKEMDLEITSEFIVMAATLIEIKSKYLLPKTKEEEEEKEESDPTKELVSKLVEYKKFKLAADFLKNRELDYGEVFSKKPEIIDDRTEDADNKDILKDITLLDMYKLFEKLMEMYRSRINTNNSLPDKIAPDIYKIEDKMDEISEIIKSNKEIYFSNIINKCSNKIEVVVTFLALLELIKLKDIKVYQSNNFKDIYIERVSAVE, from the coding sequence ATGACATTGAACATAAATATAGATAATTTTCAAGGGCCTTTTGATCTTCTTCTGCATTTAATAAGAAAAAACAAAATGGATATTTATGATATAAAGATATTCGATATAACTAACCAGTATATACAGTACTTAAATGAAATGAAGGAAATGGATCTTGAAATAACTTCTGAATTTATAGTTATGGCTGCTACTTTAATAGAAATAAAGTCTAAATATCTTCTCCCTAAAACAAAAGAGGAGGAGGAAGAAAAGGAAGAAAGTGATCCAACTAAGGAACTGGTTTCGAAACTGGTTGAGTATAAAAAATTCAAATTGGCAGCAGATTTTTTAAAGAATAGAGAGCTCGATTATGGAGAAGTATTTTCAAAAAAACCTGAAATAATAGATGATAGGACAGAGGATGCTGATAATAAGGATATCCTCAAAGATATTACACTTTTAGATATGTACAAGCTATTTGAGAAGCTTATGGAAATGTATAGAAGCAGAATAAATACAAATAATAGTCTTCCAGATAAAATAGCTCCTGATATTTATAAAATTGAAGATAAAATGGATGAGATAAGTGAGATTATAAAATCAAATAAAGAAATCTATTTTTCAAATATAATAAATAAATGTTCAAATAAAATAGAAGTAGTTGTAACTTTTTTAGCACTTTTAGAGCTTATAAAGCTTAAGGATATAAAGGTATACCAGTCAAATAACTTTAAAGATATATACATAGAGAGGGTGAGTGCAGTTGAATAA
- a CDS encoding CCA tRNA nucleotidyltransferase yields the protein MYRIFNEGQINVLKDIKRACKEKKIKAYIIGGAVRDSILNVKSKDIDVCVEGDPLIIIKELKSLKDYVYYEKFQTSTIYFNNGVSVDLIRCRKETYLKDGMLPIVEPSSIKDDIYRRDFTVNALAYDIVDERIIDFYGGIDDINNKVIKSIHKNSYSEDCTRIFRAIKYSIRYGFEIEDDFVFNSLIGNNIFNTISFERYIKELYLICGEDKWIQMLKKCCMYGIIDLDCDMLGDSIQFSEQNINFLNMVYCSRDKILNRALVENSFLKKELLNPIRKFIVGRKELEHKLLNSKRNYDIYKVFNGMTKYELVLFSWNKELKYKVYNYTKNILNFKTVISGKEIKNLIERDGKIVGLIKEGILKRNVNMLMNFDYSTKNMGEILYDIEHKYR from the coding sequence ATGTATAGAATCTTTAATGAAGGTCAAATAAATGTTTTAAAAGATATAAAAAGGGCATGTAAAGAAAAAAAAATTAAGGCTTATATAATTGGCGGTGCAGTTAGAGATTCCATATTAAATGTGAAAAGCAAGGACATTGATGTGTGTGTTGAAGGAGATCCGTTAATTATAATAAAGGAATTAAAATCTTTAAAGGATTATGTTTATTATGAAAAGTTTCAAACTTCAACCATATATTTTAACAATGGAGTTAGTGTTGATTTAATCAGATGTAGAAAAGAGACATATTTAAAAGATGGCATGCTCCCAATTGTTGAACCTTCATCTATAAAAGATGATATTTACAGAAGAGATTTTACCGTCAATGCTTTAGCTTATGATATTGTAGATGAGAGAATTATAGATTTTTATGGTGGAATTGATGATATAAATAATAAGGTTATAAAATCTATTCATAAAAACTCCTATAGTGAGGATTGTACTAGAATATTTAGGGCCATTAAATACAGCATAAGATATGGATTCGAAATTGAAGATGACTTTGTTTTTAATAGCCTTATTGGAAATAATATATTTAATACAATAAGTTTCGAAAGATACATAAAGGAGCTATATTTAATTTGCGGTGAGGATAAATGGATTCAAATGTTAAAAAAATGCTGCATGTATGGAATTATAGATTTAGATTGTGATATGTTAGGAGACAGCATACAATTCTCAGAGCAGAATATTAATTTTTTAAATATGGTCTATTGTTCTAGGGATAAAATATTAAATAGGGCTCTTGTGGAAAATTCTTTTCTGAAAAAGGAACTTTTGAACCCAATAAGAAAGTTTATAGTAGGAAGAAAAGAATTGGAGCATAAACTTTTAAACTCCAAGAGAAATTATGATATATATAAGGTTTTCAATGGCATGACAAAATATGAGCTTGTTTTATTCTCTTGGAATAAGGAATTGAAATATAAAGTTTATAATTATACGAAAAATATTCTTAACTTTAAAACTGTAATAAGTGGAAAAGAGATAAAGAATTTAATAGAAAGAGATGGAAAAATAGTAGGGTTAATAAAAGAAGGCATTTTAAAAAGGAATGTAAATATGCTTATGAATTTTGATTATTCAACAAAAAATATGGGAGAGATTTTATATGACATTGAACATAAATATAGATAA
- a CDS encoding D-alanyl-D-alanine carboxypeptidase family protein yields the protein MKKRGIAIGAMALLLLFLQSLFLPFSVKAFGPNNDKESKVPNDTSGINVEAKSAILLEPSTGAIIYEKNSHEKFAPASVTKIMTMLLTMEAVDSGKIKLTDKVTVSENAKKMGGSSMLLDTGEVRTVEELLKGIAIASGNDAAVAMAEYLGGSQENFVNMMNKKAQEIGMKDTSFKNCTGLNADGHMTTAYDISLMSRELLKHPKILKFTGTYMETISEGRKTPIALVNHNKLVRFFKGCDGLKTGFTDEAKYCISATACKDNVRMLAIIMGAPTYKVRNRDASMLMNYGFSKFTAKKVVEKDSVVKKVALNKKGDKYFLIKAVDDLSVVIPKGENCNITNRCLYKIDKKDKEIKKGAYIGYAEYYVNGKYAGKIKVYCDRDVKLGGFFQNFKSDLQRIFDNSI from the coding sequence ATGAAAAAAAGGGGAATCGCGATAGGGGCAATGGCTCTACTATTATTATTTCTTCAGTCTTTGTTTTTACCATTTAGCGTAAAGGCTTTTGGGCCTAATAATGACAAAGAGAGTAAGGTTCCAAATGACACTTCTGGTATTAATGTGGAAGCAAAATCTGCAATATTATTGGAACCATCAACAGGAGCAATTATTTATGAAAAAAATTCTCATGAAAAGTTTGCACCAGCATCAGTAACAAAAATAATGACTATGTTATTGACTATGGAGGCTGTAGATAGTGGAAAAATAAAGCTTACAGATAAGGTTACGGTAAGTGAGAACGCAAAGAAAATGGGTGGAAGCTCTATGCTTTTAGATACAGGAGAAGTTAGAACTGTAGAAGAGCTGCTAAAGGGAATAGCTATAGCTTCTGGAAATGATGCTGCAGTTGCAATGGCAGAATATCTTGGTGGCAGCCAGGAAAACTTTGTAAACATGATGAATAAAAAAGCTCAGGAAATTGGAATGAAAGATACTAGCTTTAAAAATTGTACTGGATTAAATGCAGATGGTCATATGACAACAGCTTATGATATATCACTAATGTCACGTGAACTATTAAAGCATCCTAAGATTTTAAAGTTTACAGGAACTTACATGGAGACTATAAGTGAAGGAAGAAAAACGCCTATAGCTCTTGTTAATCACAATAAGTTAGTAAGATTTTTTAAGGGTTGTGATGGTTTAAAAACAGGATTTACTGATGAAGCAAAATACTGTATAAGTGCTACTGCTTGTAAAGATAATGTTAGGATGCTTGCAATAATAATGGGAGCTCCAACTTATAAGGTTAGAAATAGAGATGCATCTATGCTTATGAATTACGGTTTTTCAAAATTTACTGCTAAAAAAGTTGTTGAAAAAGATAGTGTTGTTAAAAAGGTTGCTTTAAACAAAAAAGGTGACAAATACTTCTTAATAAAAGCAGTAGATGATTTATCTGTTGTTATTCCTAAAGGAGAGAATTGTAATATAACCAATAGGTGTTTATATAAAATAGATAAAAAAGATAAGGAAATCAAGAAGGGTGCCTATATAGGTTATGCTGAGTATTATGTAAATGGAAAATATGCGGGAAAAATCAAGGTTTATTGTGATAGGGATGTAAAATTAGGAGGCTTTTTTCAAAATTTCAAAAGTGATTTGCAACGTATATTTGATAATTCAATATAG
- a CDS encoding purine-nucleoside phosphorylase yields MNIKVVEESSSYIKERIDKTPEIGIILGSGLGDLADKVSEKNIISYSDVPNLPSSTVKGHAGQFVFGKLNGINVVMMQGRFHYYEGNKAETLALPIYIMKSIGVKKLIVTNAAGGVNTEFKPGDLMIINDHINFSSINPLIGKNCDEMGPRFPDMSNAYDMNMIEKAKKIASSIGIDVVSGTYFMMSGPNYETPAEIKMVRVLGGDAVGMSTVPEVIAANHCGMKVIGISCITNMAAGILNKPLDHKEVIKTSNMVKDKFTKLVTAIVGDI; encoded by the coding sequence TTGAATATAAAGGTTGTAGAAGAAAGTTCTAGCTATATCAAAGAAAGAATAGATAAAACTCCTGAAATAGGTATAATATTAGGTTCTGGATTAGGAGATCTTGCAGATAAGGTTAGCGAAAAAAATATTATAAGCTACAGTGATGTGCCAAATTTGCCATCATCAACAGTGAAAGGGCATGCAGGACAATTTGTATTTGGTAAGCTTAATGGAATTAATGTTGTTATGATGCAGGGAAGATTTCACTATTACGAAGGAAATAAAGCTGAAACTTTGGCACTGCCTATTTACATAATGAAAAGCATTGGGGTAAAGAAGCTTATAGTTACAAACGCAGCAGGTGGAGTAAACACAGAATTTAAACCAGGTGATTTAATGATTATAAATGATCACATAAATTTTTCAAGTATAAATCCATTAATAGGAAAAAATTGCGATGAAATGGGCCCGAGATTTCCAGATATGTCCAATGCCTATGATATGAATATGATAGAAAAAGCAAAAAAAATAGCTTCAAGTATTGGTATAGACGTAGTCTCAGGAACTTATTTTATGATGTCAGGTCCTAATTATGAAACACCTGCAGAAATAAAGATGGTTAGAGTGTTAGGAGGAGATGCTGTAGGAATGTCTACAGTTCCAGAGGTTATAGCAGCAAATCACTGTGGTATGAAGGTAATAGGAATCTCCTGCATAACTAATATGGCTGCTGGTATACTTAATAAACCTCTTGACCATAAAGAGGTAATTAAGACTTCTAATATGGTTAAAGATAAGTTTACAAAGCTTGTAACGGCAATAGTAGGAGATATATAA
- a CDS encoding phosphopentomutase gives MVERVILIVLDSVGAGEMPDADKYGDKGSDTIGNISKAVGGLKLPDMVKMGLGNISGIKGVDKVQYPIGAFGKLKEMSKGKDTVTGHWEMSGVILEEPLNTYPNGFPKDIIDEFEKKIGRKVIGNKVASGTEIIKELGDEHIKTGCPIVYTSADSVFQVAAHEEIIPLDELYKICKVAREMLVDDRTVGRVIARPFVGKNSNYTRTSNRRDFALDPFNKTMLEYIKENKSNVMCVGKIEDIFNKKGVTEAVHIKNNMDGVDKTLEYMKTDKKGLIFTNLVDFDMLYGHRNDPKGYAKALEEFDGRINEIKTNMKDYDVLMITADHGCDPTTESTDHSREYIPFIAYGKDIKGGADIKIRDSFSDIGKTILDLLQVENNLVGKSFKDIIMK, from the coding sequence ATGGTTGAAAGAGTTATACTCATAGTTTTAGATAGTGTTGGGGCTGGTGAAATGCCTGATGCAGATAAATATGGTGATAAAGGGAGCGACACAATAGGAAATATATCTAAAGCTGTAGGTGGATTAAAGTTACCAGACATGGTAAAAATGGGACTTGGAAACATAAGTGGAATCAAAGGGGTAGACAAAGTACAGTATCCTATAGGAGCCTTTGGAAAATTAAAAGAGATGTCTAAAGGAAAGGATACAGTAACAGGGCATTGGGAAATGTCAGGAGTTATATTAGAAGAGCCTTTGAATACTTATCCAAATGGTTTTCCAAAAGACATAATAGATGAGTTTGAAAAAAAGATAGGCAGGAAAGTAATAGGAAATAAGGTTGCTTCAGGTACAGAAATAATAAAAGAATTAGGAGACGAACATATTAAGACTGGATGTCCTATAGTATATACATCTGCTGACAGCGTTTTTCAAGTTGCAGCACATGAAGAAATAATACCACTTGATGAGCTTTATAAAATATGTAAAGTGGCAAGGGAAATGCTTGTTGATGATAGAACTGTTGGTAGAGTTATAGCAAGACCATTTGTAGGGAAGAATAGTAACTATACTAGAACTTCAAATAGAAGAGATTTTGCATTGGACCCATTTAATAAGACCATGCTTGAGTACATAAAGGAAAATAAATCAAATGTTATGTGTGTTGGAAAAATTGAAGATATATTTAACAAAAAGGGCGTTACGGAAGCAGTGCATATAAAAAATAATATGGATGGTGTAGATAAAACACTAGAATATATGAAAACAGATAAAAAAGGATTAATATTTACAAATTTAGTAGATTTTGATATGCTATATGGCCATAGAAATGATCCTAAAGGGTATGCAAAAGCTCTTGAGGAATTTGACGGAAGAATTAATGAAATAAAAACAAATATGAAAGATTATGATGTTCTGATGATAACTGCAGATCATGGCTGCGATCCAACAACAGAAAGTACAGATCACTCTAGGGAGTATATACCTTTTATAGCCTACGGAAAAGATATAAAGGGTGGAGCGGATATAAAAATTAGAGATAGTTTTTCAGATATAGGTAAAACTATACTTGACTTGTTACAGGTTGAAAATAATTTAGTAGGAAAAAGCTTTAAAGACATAATTATGAAGTAA
- the xerD gene encoding site-specific tyrosine recombinase XerD: MDNLIEQYFAEIRKKNLSLNTIDAYRRDIKKFHEFLDEKGEKLREVDVITIMSYVQYLQKNGRANSSIVRNIVSIRNFFKYLEIKGIMDDNPVTQYEMPKIRRNFPDILTIEEVEKLLMGPDGNTDKGIRDKAMLEIMYATGMKVTELLNLTIYDINLKLSYIKCRGIKNKERIIPMGSYAVKCLEIYLKVRTKLNVQNIDYLFFNLQGDKMTRQGFWKIIKQYAQESGIKKKINAYTLRHSFAVHLLQNGADIKTIQELLGHSDMATTQIYSGMYRKTRIAEVYKKTHPRA, from the coding sequence ATGGATAATTTAATTGAACAATACTTTGCTGAAATAAGAAAGAAAAATCTTAGTTTAAATACAATAGATGCATATAGACGTGATATAAAGAAATTTCATGAATTTTTAGATGAAAAAGGTGAAAAGCTTCGAGAGGTTGATGTTATTACGATAATGTCGTATGTGCAGTATTTGCAAAAAAATGGACGGGCTAATAGTTCTATTGTAAGAAATATAGTATCCATAAGAAATTTTTTCAAATACTTGGAGATAAAAGGCATAATGGATGATAATCCTGTAACACAATATGAGATGCCAAAGATAAGAAGGAATTTTCCTGATATTCTTACAATAGAAGAGGTTGAAAAATTGCTAATGGGTCCTGATGGAAATACTGATAAGGGTATAAGGGATAAAGCAATGCTAGAAATAATGTATGCAACAGGAATGAAGGTTACGGAACTGTTGAATTTAACTATATATGATATAAATTTAAAACTATCTTACATAAAATGTCGCGGTATAAAAAATAAGGAAAGAATAATTCCAATGGGGTCATATGCAGTTAAGTGTCTTGAAATATATTTAAAGGTAAGAACAAAGTTAAATGTTCAAAATATTGATTATCTTTTTTTTAATCTACAAGGTGATAAAATGACTCGTCAAGGTTTTTGGAAGATAATTAAGCAGTATGCACAAGAATCTGGTATAAAAAAGAAGATTAATGCATATACTTTAAGGCATTCATTTGCGGTTCATTTACTTCAAAATGGAGCGGATATAAAGACTATACAAGAGCTTTTAGGACATAGTGATATGGCTACTACTCAAATTTATTCTGGTATGTATAGAAAGACAAGAATAGCTGAAGTTTACAAGAAAACTCATCCTAGAGCTTAA
- the spoIIM gene encoding stage II sporulation protein M has translation MKFSVTEAISNHIKERFWLYIISSLSIGIGFVISVYTVKYMSSYEKNDLMSYILNFTKNKGTVSINYNGVLFQTLKDNIPLIIIIWFLGLTMIGIPVILIIDLLKGFSLGFTITFFVNNLGIKGVTMAFLGVLPQNLIYIPCILFVSVIAMEFSIGLVRCGFNDGIRNRIFTRIGSYSLVFAFAAIFMGMGFLFETYCTPNIIKLTAMQLGRSIF, from the coding sequence GTGAAGTTTAGTGTAACTGAAGCAATAAGTAATCATATTAAGGAAAGATTTTGGCTGTATATTATAAGTTCTTTAAGTATAGGGATAGGTTTTGTAATAAGCGTATATACCGTAAAGTATATGAGTAGCTATGAAAAGAACGATTTAATGAGCTACATTTTAAATTTTACAAAAAATAAGGGTACTGTTTCTATAAATTATAATGGAGTTTTATTTCAAACCTTAAAAGATAATATACCACTTATAATAATCATATGGTTTTTAGGACTTACAATGATAGGAATACCTGTAATTTTGATTATTGATCTCTTGAAAGGTTTTTCCCTTGGTTTTACAATAACATTCTTTGTAAATAATCTTGGTATCAAGGGAGTTACAATGGCATTTTTAGGAGTTTTGCCTCAAAATTTAATTTACATACCATGTATTTTATTCGTATCAGTTATTGCTATGGAATTTTCTATAGGTCTTGTGAGGTGCGGATTTAACGATGGAATAAGAAACAGAATTTTTACTAGGATAGGTTCATATTCATTAGTTTTTGCATTTGCAGCTATATTTATGGGTATGGGATTTTTATTTGAGACATATTGTACACCAAATATAATTAAACTTACAGCAATGCAACTTGGGAGAAGTATTTTTTAA
- the spo0A gene encoding sporulation transcription factor Spo0A, with product MESRKISVLIADDNKEFCNILNDYLLNQSDMIVVGIAKDGVEALKLIENKKPDLVVLDIIMPRLDGLGVLEKLNNKDAENLPRIIVLSAVGQDKITQRAITLGADYYVVKPFDMDVFTNRIREMFNNTISNSEQKRSYQVEEKEASFAGTIANDVYSDNIGNKAVDLESEITSIIHQIGVPAHIKGYMYLREAITMVVNNMELLSAVTKELYPSIAKKYNTTASRVERAIRHAIEVAWSRGQVETINKLFGYTINNGKGKPTNSEFIAMIADKLRLKNKVS from the coding sequence ATGGAAAGTAGAAAAATAAGTGTTTTAATTGCAGATGATAATAAGGAATTTTGTAATATTCTTAATGATTACTTGCTTAACCAAAGCGATATGATAGTTGTTGGAATAGCAAAGGATGGAGTGGAAGCTTTAAAGCTTATAGAGAATAAAAAGCCTGACCTTGTTGTTCTCGATATAATAATGCCAAGATTAGATGGACTAGGAGTATTAGAAAAACTTAACAATAAAGATGCAGAAAACCTTCCAAGAATAATAGTTTTATCCGCTGTTGGACAGGATAAAATAACACAAAGAGCTATAACATTAGGGGCGGACTACTATGTAGTTAAACCTTTTGATATGGATGTATTCACTAATAGAATAAGAGAAATGTTTAATAATACTATATCAAATTCAGAGCAGAAAAGGTCATATCAAGTTGAAGAGAAAGAGGCAAGCTTTGCAGGTACAATTGCAAATGATGTTTACTCTGATAATATAGGTAATAAAGCGGTTGATTTAGAAAGCGAAATTACATCAATAATACATCAAATAGGTGTTCCAGCACATATAAAAGGTTATATGTATTTAAGGGAAGCTATAACAATGGTAGTTAATAATATGGAGCTTTTATCAGCAGTTACTAAGGAATTATATCCTTCTATTGCAAAAAAATACAATACTACAGCTAGCAGAGTAGAAAGAGCAATAAGACATGCTATTGAAGTTGCATGGTCACGTGGACAGGTTGAAACTATAAATAAGTTATTTGGATATACTATCAACAATGGCAAAGGTAAACCTACTAATAGTGAATTTATTGCTATGATTGCTGACAAGCTAAGACTTAAAAATAAAGTTAGCTAA
- the spoIVB gene encoding SpoIVB peptidase: MKNKKINIVYYILTPVILVVFLAYNKVISTPQSVFIKRSQNRLVTSKFDLKNTTSKKKSKANEGMFGISSVKSASIKPQAKIEVYPGGQPIGIKLHTKGVLIVGFSDIDASRGRVQSPAANSGIQIGDSIVKVNEEAINTADELGEKVNKDSTEKVKLTVERKGKIIEKVISKVKCKSDENYKIGLWVRDSTAGIGTLTFYSDKTKVFGALGHPITDVDTGDIINISRGSLIDSSIVSVNKGIRGNPGELRGIFINENKPIGIVKNNTICGLFGKGYEKFEGLQYNKPMEVAMRNEVKLGPAKILTTIDGSQPKMYAINIEKLFDQSSPNPKSMMIKVTDAELLDKTGGIVQGMSGSPIIQNNKVVGAVTHVLINKPDTGYGVYIEWMLKSAGIL, from the coding sequence GTGAAAAATAAAAAAATAAATATTGTATACTACATTTTAACTCCTGTAATTTTGGTTGTATTTTTAGCGTATAATAAGGTTATAAGTACACCGCAGAGTGTTTTTATAAAACGCAGTCAAAATAGATTAGTTACATCAAAATTTGATTTAAAAAATACAACTTCCAAGAAAAAAAGTAAAGCTAACGAGGGAATGTTTGGAATATCCTCAGTAAAATCTGCTAGCATTAAGCCCCAGGCAAAAATAGAGGTTTATCCTGGAGGACAGCCTATAGGAATTAAATTACACACAAAAGGTGTTTTGATTGTTGGATTTAGTGATATAGATGCATCTCGAGGTAGAGTGCAAAGTCCAGCAGCTAATTCAGGAATACAGATAGGTGATAGTATAGTTAAAGTAAATGAAGAGGCAATAAATACTGCCGACGAATTGGGTGAAAAAGTTAACAAAGATTCTACAGAAAAGGTAAAGTTAACAGTAGAGAGAAAAGGTAAAATAATAGAAAAGGTAATAAGTAAAGTAAAATGCAAGAGTGACGAAAATTATAAAATAGGACTTTGGGTAAGAGATTCTACAGCGGGAATTGGAACATTAACTTTTTATTCTGATAAAACTAAAGTTTTTGGGGCTCTAGGTCATCCTATTACAGATGTGGATACAGGTGATATAATAAATATCAGTAGAGGAAGCTTAATAGATTCATCTATAGTTTCTGTAAATAAAGGCATTAGAGGTAACCCTGGTGAGCTGAGAGGTATATTCATAAATGAAAATAAGCCAATTGGAATTGTGAAAAATAACACCATATGTGGTTTGTTTGGAAAAGGATATGAAAAATTTGAAGGTTTACAATATAATAAACCTATGGAAGTTGCAATGAGAAATGAGGTGAAATTAGGGCCCGCAAAAATTTTAACAACCATTGATGGAAGTCAGCCTAAAATGTATGCTATAAATATAGAAAAGTTGTTTGATCAAAGTTCTCCAAATCCTAAAAGTATGATGATTAAAGTTACAGATGCGGAACTTCTAGATAAAACAGGTGGGATAGTTCAAGGAATGAGTGGAAGTCCAATAATACAAAATAATAAAGTTGTTGGAGCAGTAACACATGTTTTAATAAATAAGCCTGATACAGGATATGGAGTTTATATTGAATGGATGCTTAAAAGTGCAGGTATATTATAA